A single window of Malus sylvestris chromosome 5, drMalSylv7.2, whole genome shotgun sequence DNA harbors:
- the LOC126622114 gene encoding predicted GPI-anchored protein 58 → MAKKGAREIHVISSHTTTPSASSPAAGHSRVEKQPASAAETTPARPASVAGASVIPPSVEKAPVSQQAVSTTEGTSPKNPKPSVLVLDESEGSDEVPLAHRPHTRRQPPPIPEMAVQTGPSPANRGKRTVEEPIPVPEPLVPSQDQGVPASSEAAAPVGPSAADRGKRLLEEPEATAESPVHPQDQSFHIPPQEVKTRHLLAILVMTSFKLNLIYLCRLHGRLNSKPSSPARLQSPALRPLRLMLPIQVP, encoded by the exons ATGGCGAAGAAGGGTGCCCGGGAGATCCACGTTATCTCCAGTCACACGACGACTCCCAGTGCTTCTTCTCCCGCCGCCGGCCATTCTAGGGTCGAGAAACAACCGGCCTCGGCCGCAGAGACGACCCCAGCGCGGCCTGCCTCTGTGGCCGGCGCATCAGTTATACCTCCCTCTGTCGAGAAGGCACCTGTCTCACAACAGGCGGTTTCTACGACCGAGGGAACCTCTCCCAAGAATCCAAAGCCCTCGGTCCTTGTGTTGGACGAGAGCgaggggagcgacgaggtcccgCTGGCGCACCGTCCTCATACTCGTCGACAACCTCCTCCAATACCCGAGATGGCGGTTCAAACCGGCCCCTCCCCGGCTAATCGTGGCAAGCGCACGGTCGAGGAACCGATCCCGGTGCCCGAACCTCTCGTTCCTTCTCAGGACCAGGGCGTCCCTGCCTCCTCTGAAGCAGCTGCGCCAGTCGGCCCATCGGCAGCCGACCGGGGCAAACGGCTGCTCGAGGAACCCGAGGCTACGGCGGAATCGCCGGTCCATCCCCAAGACCAAAGCTTCCATATTCCTCCACAGGAG gttaaaaCACGACACCTTCTTGCTATTCTTGTCATGACCTCCTTTAAACTTAACCTTATTTATTTGTGCAGGCTTCATGGGAGGTTGAATTCAAAGCCCTCCTCTCCAGCACGATTGCAGAGTCCGGCCCTTCGGCCGCTCCGACTGATGCTGCCGATCCAAGTGCCCTAA